From Bifidobacterium longum subsp. longum JCM 1217, one genomic window encodes:
- a CDS encoding NAD kinase: protein MAKRNAVVVTHTRLRQTGTVVAEAVSQLRVAGFEVTIIDNTEAPDFGVQPPCVSDDTEIVVVLGGDGTILRAAELVHCTQVPILGVNMGHVGFLAEFESFQIDEAIRRIATHDYSIDERMIAHVDVWLPGATKPIEDWALNDITLERADRGKMVELSIRVDDVEMNSFGADGVIVSTPTGSTAYAFSAGGPVMWPNVKALQLIPLAAHALFARPLIIGSGSTFTIDILDDSMSEGWICCDGRRQRALPQGTRVMVRESRDTLRLARLSGVPFTNRLVSKFDLPVVGWREHARNEASSQSLHHGHTFPAAAYAAGVAVAGDAGVAGTEPDKPGERDGKAGS from the coding sequence ATGGCCAAGCGCAACGCGGTGGTGGTGACGCATACCAGGCTCAGGCAGACCGGAACCGTAGTGGCCGAGGCGGTGAGCCAGCTGCGAGTGGCCGGTTTCGAAGTCACCATCATCGACAACACCGAGGCCCCCGATTTCGGCGTGCAGCCGCCGTGCGTATCGGACGACACCGAAATCGTCGTGGTCCTGGGCGGCGACGGCACGATACTGCGCGCCGCCGAACTCGTCCACTGCACCCAGGTGCCGATTCTCGGCGTGAACATGGGGCATGTCGGCTTCCTGGCCGAATTCGAAAGCTTCCAGATCGACGAGGCGATCCGCCGGATCGCCACCCACGACTATTCGATCGACGAACGCATGATCGCCCATGTGGACGTCTGGCTGCCCGGCGCCACCAAGCCCATTGAGGATTGGGCGCTGAACGACATCACACTGGAACGCGCCGACCGGGGCAAGATGGTCGAACTGTCCATCCGCGTGGACGATGTGGAGATGAACTCGTTCGGCGCGGACGGCGTCATCGTCTCCACGCCCACCGGTTCCACCGCCTACGCCTTCTCCGCGGGCGGTCCGGTCATGTGGCCGAACGTCAAGGCCCTGCAGTTGATTCCGTTGGCCGCGCACGCCCTGTTCGCCAGGCCGCTGATCATCGGCTCCGGCTCGACCTTCACCATCGATATTCTGGACGATTCCATGTCCGAAGGCTGGATTTGCTGCGATGGACGCCGTCAGCGCGCCCTGCCGCAGGGTACGCGCGTCATGGTGCGCGAATCGCGCGATACCTTGCGCCTCGCCCGACTCTCCGGCGTGCCGTTCACCAACCGTCTGGTCTCCAAGTTCGATCTGCCCGTGGTCGGTTGGCGCGAGCACGCGCGCAACGAGGCCTCGAGCCAGTCGCTGCATCACGGGCACACGTTCCCGGCGGCCGCGTATGCGGCTGGCGTTGCCGTTGCCGGTGACGCTGGCGTCGCTGGTACCGAGCCCGACAAGCCGGGCGAACGTGACGGCAAGGCAGGATCCTGA
- the recN gene encoding DNA repair protein RecN, which produces MLEELDIRNLGPIREATIAPAAGMTAITGETGAGKSMLLSAIRLVSGGAAESSRVSAGADEAWAQAIFALSDDAVASEHSGDTNDAGSGDADSGFTGAAAAVAKAHDAGVDPEDGELFLSRTVRASGRSRAVLGGKSVPRSVLGAIAGELVTIHGQTDQLKIAASSRQREFLDRVAGDEAELAAYRKAWDALAAMDERLERLRSQESSARQQADYLRESIDRINRIDPQPGEDEELKARRERIENAADIAQGVGSALGALDASQVDVDAADGASAVELINHAVTSLRAIRVGGTFAEQADRLESINADLGDVVFALSQELGDEGSVEDLDQINGRIHELGDLTRRWGPTLADVLAWRDKAAFDLEDLDASPEKVAELESERQTLYDAALAAADVLSAARVAAAADLGARVTEELGSLAMLGASLEVRVTPRDKADDPLGPYGRDDIAFLFTPFEGSPQLPMGKSASGGELSRLMLALELVAADTRGGADQTFIFDEVDAGVGGKAAVELGKRLARLARSAQVIVVTHLAQVASWADAQFVVTKEPPDADDDDLGVVTTIAEVSGETRVHEIARMLSGSESEASLDHARELLSDSRLTLPLARAGAAGD; this is translated from the coding sequence ATGCTCGAAGAACTCGATATCCGCAATCTGGGGCCGATTCGAGAAGCCACCATTGCGCCGGCCGCAGGCATGACCGCCATCACCGGTGAGACCGGTGCCGGCAAATCCATGCTGCTCTCCGCGATCCGACTGGTCTCCGGCGGGGCCGCCGAATCCTCGCGCGTCTCGGCCGGGGCGGACGAGGCTTGGGCCCAGGCGATTTTCGCGCTCTCGGATGATGCCGTCGCATCTGAACATTCCGGCGACACCAACGATGCCGGTTCTGGCGATGCCGACAGTGGGTTCACCGGTGCTGCCGCGGCCGTGGCCAAGGCCCATGACGCGGGCGTCGACCCCGAAGACGGCGAACTGTTCCTTTCCCGCACCGTACGCGCTTCCGGACGTTCGCGGGCTGTGCTCGGCGGCAAGTCCGTACCGCGTTCGGTGCTGGGGGCCATCGCCGGCGAACTGGTTACCATTCATGGCCAGACCGATCAGCTGAAAATCGCGGCCTCCTCACGGCAACGCGAGTTTCTGGACCGGGTGGCCGGAGACGAAGCCGAACTGGCCGCCTACCGCAAGGCGTGGGATGCGCTGGCCGCCATGGATGAGCGGCTGGAACGCCTGCGCTCGCAGGAATCCTCTGCCCGCCAACAGGCCGACTACCTGCGCGAATCCATCGACCGCATCAACCGAATCGACCCGCAGCCGGGGGAGGATGAGGAGCTGAAGGCGCGCCGCGAACGCATCGAAAACGCGGCCGACATCGCCCAAGGCGTGGGTTCGGCGCTGGGCGCGCTGGATGCCTCGCAGGTGGATGTGGACGCCGCCGACGGCGCTTCGGCCGTGGAACTCATCAATCATGCGGTGACCTCGTTGCGCGCGATTCGCGTCGGCGGCACGTTCGCAGAGCAGGCCGATCGGCTTGAATCCATCAATGCCGATTTGGGCGACGTGGTGTTCGCCCTGAGCCAGGAGCTGGGCGACGAAGGCAGCGTGGAGGATCTGGACCAGATCAACGGCCGTATCCACGAGCTTGGCGACCTCACCCGTCGGTGGGGCCCCACCTTGGCCGACGTGCTCGCTTGGCGGGACAAGGCGGCGTTCGATCTGGAGGATCTGGACGCCTCGCCGGAAAAGGTCGCCGAACTCGAATCCGAACGGCAGACGCTGTACGATGCGGCCCTCGCCGCCGCCGACGTGCTGAGCGCCGCGCGCGTGGCTGCCGCTGCCGACTTGGGCGCGCGCGTCACTGAAGAACTCGGTTCGCTCGCCATGCTGGGCGCCTCCTTGGAAGTGCGCGTCACGCCGCGAGACAAGGCCGATGATCCGCTCGGCCCGTATGGTCGCGACGATATCGCGTTCCTGTTTACGCCGTTCGAGGGGTCGCCGCAGTTGCCGATGGGCAAAAGCGCTTCGGGCGGTGAACTGAGCCGACTGATGCTGGCCTTGGAGCTGGTGGCCGCCGACACGCGCGGCGGTGCCGACCAGACCTTCATCTTCGACGAGGTTGACGCCGGCGTGGGTGGCAAGGCCGCGGTCGAACTGGGCAAACGTCTGGCACGGCTGGCCCGCAGCGCGCAGGTCATCGTCGTCACCCACTTGGCGCAGGTCGCCTCGTGGGCGGACGCGCAGTTCGTGGTCACCAAGGAGCCGCCGGATGCCGATGACGACGATTTGGGCGTGGTCACCACCATCGCCGAAGTCAGCGGCGAAACCCGCGTCCATGAAATCGCCCGCATGCTCTCCGGCAGCGAATCCGAAGCCTCCCTGGACCACGCCCGAGAACTCCTATCCGATTCTCGGCTTACGCTCCCGCTGGCGCGAGCTGGCGCCGCAGGCGACTGA
- a CDS encoding HAD family hydrolase: MTKAAIFDLDGTLLDSMGVWDQVDIDFLNKRGIEVPPDYMTKVSAMQFRQIAEYTIARFGLTDAPEELMQEWDDMASVAYSTTVEAKPGALDYLRDLKDSGVKLGVATSLPPRLREPALRHVGMFDLFNDIVSVDDANDVGKDQPDVYLLAAKRLGAAPADCTVFEDLLVGMKSAKSVGMKVWAMHDDSSASDWPEICHLADGVLFDFHDAPRVL; encoded by the coding sequence ATGACCAAGGCCGCCATATTCGACCTCGATGGCACCCTCCTAGACTCCATGGGAGTCTGGGACCAAGTCGACATCGACTTCCTGAACAAGCGCGGAATCGAAGTACCGCCTGACTACATGACCAAAGTTTCCGCCATGCAATTCCGCCAGATCGCCGAATACACCATCGCACGCTTCGGCCTTACAGACGCGCCCGAAGAGCTCATGCAGGAATGGGACGACATGGCCAGCGTCGCCTATTCCACCACGGTCGAAGCCAAACCCGGCGCGCTTGACTATCTGCGCGATCTGAAAGACTCCGGTGTCAAACTGGGTGTCGCCACCTCGCTGCCCCCGCGTCTGCGTGAGCCGGCGCTACGCCACGTCGGCATGTTCGATTTGTTCAACGATATCGTCTCCGTCGATGACGCGAACGACGTCGGCAAGGACCAGCCCGACGTCTACCTGCTCGCCGCCAAGCGCCTGGGTGCTGCACCGGCCGACTGCACAGTGTTCGAAGACCTGCTGGTCGGCATGAAGTCGGCCAAATCAGTCGGCATGAAGGTCTGGGCCATGCACGACGACTCCTCCGCCTCCGACTGGCCCGAAATCTGCCACCTAGCCGACGGTGTCCTCTTCGACTTCCACGACGCCCCGCGCGTGCTGTGA
- a CDS encoding GntR family transcriptional regulator, with amino-acid sequence MKLIISSVSGEPIYEQIKTQIRSAVLGGELKAGEALPSLRKLAKELRISVLTVTRAYNELADEGVVQNIQGKGTFVMDKGNELMQRQLETQIRESLAEASRGAKAAGIPLDALGHMLEEEYRKE; translated from the coding sequence ATGAAACTGATCATCTCATCCGTGTCCGGTGAGCCCATCTACGAGCAAATCAAAACCCAAATCCGTTCGGCGGTGCTCGGCGGCGAGCTGAAGGCGGGCGAGGCCCTGCCTTCCCTGAGAAAACTCGCCAAGGAGTTGCGCATCTCCGTACTCACCGTCACCAGGGCGTACAACGAACTGGCCGATGAGGGCGTGGTGCAGAACATCCAAGGCAAAGGCACTTTCGTGATGGACAAGGGCAACGAACTGATGCAACGTCAGCTCGAAACCCAGATTCGCGAAAGCCTGGCCGAGGCAAGCCGGGGCGCCAAAGCCGCCGGCATTCCGCTGGACGCATTGGGCCACATGCTCGAAGAGGAATACCGCAAGGAATAA
- a CDS encoding ABC transporter ATP-binding protein, with product MTAISESDAMALQVTDVTKHYDSGFTLDDVTFDLPKGYIMGLIGPNGAGKSTLIKLILNMIHRDAGSIHVLGLDNIADEEPVKEQLGVVFDSSYLCEQWQVKNIERIVAPLYSSWDSGCYRKYLDTFGLGGAQNGKKHIKDLSRGMQMKLMLAIALSHDAKLLILDEPTSGLDVLARDELMDILHAYIEDGEHSVLFSTHITADLERAADFITYITDGRLYYTGPKDEFEESFRLIKGGPDELAQLPADVVLGSHMYATGFDALVRSDRLYAVASVVSGLAVESASIDDIIRLTNAHDSNRDLSGR from the coding sequence ATGACCGCCATATCCGAATCCGACGCGATGGCGTTGCAGGTCACCGACGTCACCAAACACTATGATTCCGGCTTCACGCTGGACGACGTGACCTTCGACCTGCCCAAGGGCTACATCATGGGACTGATCGGCCCGAACGGCGCCGGCAAATCCACCCTCATCAAACTCATCCTCAACATGATCCACCGCGACGCCGGTTCGATTCACGTGCTCGGCCTCGACAACATCGCCGACGAGGAGCCCGTCAAGGAACAACTCGGCGTGGTATTCGACTCCAGCTACCTGTGTGAACAGTGGCAAGTCAAGAACATTGAACGTATCGTCGCGCCACTGTATTCATCATGGGACAGTGGATGCTATCGCAAGTATCTGGATACTTTCGGCCTTGGTGGCGCACAGAACGGCAAGAAACATATCAAGGATCTTTCCCGCGGTATGCAGATGAAGCTGATGCTCGCCATCGCATTGAGCCATGACGCCAAACTGCTGATTCTCGACGAGCCGACCAGCGGACTCGATGTGCTTGCCCGCGACGAACTCATGGATATCCTGCATGCCTACATTGAGGATGGCGAACATTCGGTACTGTTCAGCACCCATATCACTGCCGACCTCGAACGTGCCGCTGACTTCATTACCTACATCACCGATGGCCGTCTCTACTACACCGGTCCGAAAGACGAGTTTGAGGAATCGTTCCGCCTGATTAAGGGCGGTCCAGACGAACTGGCACAACTGCCTGCGGACGTGGTGCTGGGCTCACATATGTATGCCACCGGATTCGATGCGCTGGTCCGGTCAGACAGGCTTTATGCTGTTGCGTCGGTGGTTTCGGGGCTTGCCGTTGAATCGGCTTCCATTGATGACATCATTCGCTTGACCAATGCCCATGATTCCAATCGTGACTTGAGCGGGAGGTGA
- a CDS encoding ABC-2 transporter permease, with amino-acid sequence MGAILRVPRSRQHALTTALRVDMAYLCVGVQTVFSLLLAPLFSAIFQGEVYGDGFGYRMGVIMTVFTCAMWVLTMAVADLQNGYRLRGIIPSSRKNQVAARYVVGLVISVLSVAMIVLIDGLQVLVNPNWSFAGNLWAAPLGGFCTALMIALIVPTGYLWTKLGGLQVTMMVIYVVVLAGSILLSILPASVTRGLAHAANAVIAQRLWLVIAVLTTTVVAYGISYVIASRIFASREW; translated from the coding sequence ATGGGGGCAATACTGAGGGTGCCGCGGTCTCGGCAACATGCATTGACCACTGCATTGCGCGTCGATATGGCCTACCTGTGCGTCGGCGTACAGACTGTGTTCTCGTTGTTGTTGGCACCGTTGTTCTCCGCCATCTTTCAAGGTGAAGTTTATGGTGATGGTTTCGGCTATCGCATGGGTGTCATCATGACGGTATTCACCTGCGCCATGTGGGTGCTCACCATGGCTGTTGCTGACCTGCAGAACGGATATCGGCTTCGTGGCATTATTCCGTCTTCAAGGAAGAACCAGGTGGCCGCGCGATATGTGGTTGGATTGGTGATTTCCGTATTGTCGGTAGCGATGATTGTGTTGATTGACGGGTTGCAAGTGCTGGTCAATCCGAATTGGTCATTCGCGGGCAATCTGTGGGCGGCGCCGTTGGGAGGTTTCTGCACCGCGCTGATGATCGCGCTTATCGTGCCCACGGGTTATCTGTGGACCAAACTAGGCGGTCTTCAAGTCACGATGATGGTGATTTATGTCGTTGTATTGGCTGGATCCATACTGCTATCTATTTTGCCTGCTTCGGTGACCAGAGGATTGGCCCATGCCGCGAATGCCGTCATCGCGCAACGATTGTGGCTGGTTATTGCGGTATTGACAACGACGGTTGTGGCATATGGGATCTCGTATGTAATTGCCTCTCGCATATTTGCTTCAAGGGAGTGGTGA
- a CDS encoding ABC-2 transporter permease produces the protein MSWKSVVKQCRFDCVGTGLFSVANMVFLLVFPVLSIVVSLVMISTHVDEHVASGLMGGLGGLASVMAYMSALGPAASEESAGHSAMRGLIPVSRTAQVVGRYLFLLVVGLLWALDVVICGGIFIIFGDIADMGWIGALASGASIFALAIILGSVLLACACRFTFRKMMMAFGAVMVGLYAVIALLARLPVDWQWLLLNIADFLTIWWHTALVLAVLCLLAFFGSMLIAIRIYRAKEL, from the coding sequence ATGAGCTGGAAATCCGTAGTAAAGCAATGTCGATTCGATTGTGTCGGGACGGGTCTGTTCAGCGTGGCGAATATGGTGTTTCTGCTGGTTTTCCCGGTGCTGTCTATCGTGGTATCGCTGGTGATGATATCGACCCATGTCGATGAACACGTTGCCAGTGGTCTGATGGGCGGACTCGGAGGTCTGGCATCGGTGATGGCATATATGAGTGCATTGGGGCCTGCTGCATCCGAGGAATCTGCAGGGCACAGTGCCATGCGAGGGCTGATTCCTGTTTCACGCACTGCGCAAGTTGTAGGTCGGTACCTCTTTCTGTTGGTGGTTGGCCTGCTCTGGGCTCTGGATGTGGTGATATGCGGTGGCATCTTCATTATCTTTGGCGATATAGCAGATATGGGGTGGATTGGTGCCTTGGCATCAGGTGCCTCCATCTTCGCTTTGGCTATCATTCTTGGGTCGGTGCTGCTGGCCTGTGCATGCCGGTTCACATTCCGCAAGATGATGATGGCCTTTGGCGCGGTCATGGTTGGCTTGTATGCCGTCATTGCGCTGCTGGCTCGATTGCCTGTCGACTGGCAATGGCTATTGCTGAATATTGCCGATTTCCTGACGATCTGGTGGCATACGGCGCTTGTTCTCGCCGTGTTGTGTCTGCTCGCATTTTTTGGCTCCATGCTTATAGCCATCCGCATCTACCGAGCCAAAGAACTCTAG
- a CDS encoding calcium-translocating P-type ATPase, PMCA-type: MTTANGQTPAPFMQDAPAVISTLDTDAHQGLTSEQAAHNLNQYGPNAFTKPKPESMLSRIVKTAADPMLIMLMIAAAITLGVNITRAMAGGHADILECVGIFFAIALSVTITVVMEGRSAKAFEALNDINDDTTVTVVRDGEVTLVSQRDITIGDVLQISTGDKLPADARLIESNDLTADESALTGESVPSAKATDAVFTDPKTPVADRTNMLYSGCFVTAGNGRAVVTAVGDDTEFGKIARELRAANTGMTPLQEKLAKLGKVIAVVGSIVAALVFVLQVARFVASGTASFDTISEAFITSITLIVAAVPEGLPTIVAACLAVNIIKMSKQNALVKKMVACETIGCINVICSDKTGTLTQNRMTVIEAYNAPGRALEKPEQIRNRMLLENFCVNGTADVTFPGATEAEAGAMPEFIGNPTECALLVAAHKAGLDYRIRRERATVLHTYPFSSETKSMTTVVRDGDGITVFAKGSPEKMLDLCAVDAKTRGEIEREIAKFQAQSCRVLGFAHRHISDKDADTAALDYAADRAGLESGMMFDGFVAIVDPLREDVPGAVERCRKAGIELKMLTGDNIVTATAIANELGILDERHIAVEARQIEEMSDEELSREIGRIRVIARSTPVIKMRVVNALKAQGNVVAVTGDGINDAPAIKNADVGIAMGIAGTEVSKEASDIVMLDDSFATIVKAVHWGRGIYENFQRFIQFQLTVNLSSVVVVLASLFSGLAAPFTALQLLWVNIIMDGPPALTLGMEPIRDNLMDRRPTRRDAGIVSRGMLERIIVSGAFIAVVFMAQSWTNFMGGTAEQQSTILFTLFVVFQLFNAFNSRELGNASLFANLLRNKVMIGVFALMFALQVLVVQFGGAMFRTVPLPIDMWLKIIAVGFGVVVLQEVIKTVKRAAAAIRARRTANESDSQQPHQPIALDLVD; this comes from the coding sequence ATGACCACGGCCAACGGGCAGACGCCCGCACCATTCATGCAGGATGCGCCAGCAGTCATCAGCACGCTGGACACCGATGCACATCAAGGCCTGACCAGCGAACAGGCCGCGCACAACCTGAACCAGTACGGTCCCAACGCCTTCACCAAGCCGAAGCCGGAATCGATGCTTTCCCGCATCGTCAAGACGGCCGCCGACCCGATGCTCATCATGCTTATGATCGCGGCGGCCATCACCCTGGGCGTCAACATCACCCGCGCCATGGCCGGCGGCCACGCCGACATTCTCGAATGCGTGGGCATCTTCTTCGCCATCGCCCTGTCCGTGACAATCACCGTGGTGATGGAGGGTCGCAGCGCCAAGGCATTCGAAGCGCTGAACGACATCAATGACGACACGACCGTCACCGTGGTGCGCGATGGCGAGGTCACGCTGGTGTCGCAGCGAGACATCACCATCGGCGATGTGCTGCAGATCAGCACCGGCGACAAGCTGCCGGCCGATGCGCGCCTCATCGAATCGAACGATCTGACCGCCGACGAATCCGCGCTCACCGGCGAAAGCGTGCCGAGTGCCAAAGCCACCGACGCCGTGTTCACCGACCCGAAGACCCCGGTGGCCGACCGCACGAACATGCTCTATTCCGGCTGCTTCGTGACCGCCGGCAATGGCCGTGCCGTGGTCACCGCCGTGGGCGACGACACCGAGTTCGGCAAGATCGCCCGCGAACTGCGCGCCGCCAACACCGGTATGACGCCGCTGCAGGAGAAGCTCGCGAAGCTCGGCAAGGTGATCGCCGTGGTGGGCTCGATTGTGGCCGCACTGGTGTTCGTGCTTCAGGTGGCCCGGTTCGTGGCTTCCGGCACCGCCTCGTTCGACACGATTTCCGAGGCGTTCATCACCTCCATAACGCTGATCGTGGCCGCCGTGCCCGAAGGCCTGCCGACCATCGTGGCCGCGTGCCTCGCGGTGAACATCATCAAAATGTCCAAGCAGAACGCGCTGGTCAAGAAGATGGTGGCGTGCGAGACCATCGGCTGCATCAACGTGATCTGCTCGGACAAAACCGGCACATTGACCCAGAACCGCATGACCGTGATCGAGGCGTACAATGCACCGGGCCGCGCCTTGGAGAAGCCCGAGCAGATCAGGAACCGCATGCTGCTGGAGAACTTCTGCGTCAACGGCACCGCCGACGTGACCTTCCCGGGCGCCACCGAAGCCGAGGCCGGCGCGATGCCGGAATTCATCGGCAACCCCACCGAATGCGCACTGTTGGTCGCCGCGCACAAGGCCGGACTCGACTACCGGATTCGCCGCGAGCGCGCGACGGTGCTCCACACGTATCCGTTCTCGTCGGAGACCAAGAGCATGACCACTGTGGTGCGTGACGGCGACGGCATTACCGTGTTCGCCAAAGGCAGCCCGGAGAAGATGCTCGACCTGTGCGCCGTCGACGCCAAGACGCGCGGCGAAATCGAACGGGAGATCGCGAAGTTCCAGGCGCAGTCCTGCCGAGTGCTCGGCTTCGCCCACCGCCATATTTCCGATAAGGACGCCGACACTGCGGCTCTCGATTACGCTGCCGACCGCGCCGGCTTGGAATCCGGCATGATGTTCGACGGCTTCGTGGCCATCGTGGATCCCCTGCGCGAGGATGTGCCCGGTGCCGTGGAGCGCTGCCGCAAGGCGGGCATCGAGCTCAAGATGCTCACCGGCGACAACATCGTGACCGCCACGGCCATCGCCAACGAACTCGGCATTCTGGACGAGCGGCATATCGCCGTCGAGGCGCGCCAGATCGAGGAAATGAGCGACGAGGAACTGTCCCGCGAAATCGGCCGCATCCGCGTGATCGCCCGCAGCACGCCGGTTATCAAGATGCGCGTGGTGAACGCTCTGAAAGCCCAGGGCAATGTGGTGGCGGTGACCGGCGACGGCATCAACGACGCGCCCGCCATCAAGAACGCGGACGTGGGCATCGCCATGGGCATCGCCGGCACCGAGGTGTCCAAGGAAGCCAGCGATATCGTGATGCTGGACGATTCCTTTGCCACCATTGTCAAGGCCGTGCACTGGGGCCGTGGCATTTACGAGAATTTCCAGCGATTCATCCAGTTCCAGCTCACCGTGAACCTGTCTTCGGTGGTCGTGGTACTCGCCTCGCTGTTCAGTGGTCTGGCCGCGCCGTTCACCGCATTGCAGCTGCTGTGGGTCAACATCATCATGGATGGCCCGCCCGCGCTGACGCTCGGTATGGAGCCGATTCGCGACAATCTTATGGACCGCAGGCCCACCCGCCGTGACGCCGGCATCGTCTCGCGCGGCATGCTGGAGCGCATCATCGTCTCCGGCGCGTTCATCGCCGTGGTGTTCATGGCGCAAAGCTGGACGAACTTCATGGGCGGCACCGCCGAACAGCAGTCGACCATTCTGTTCACGCTGTTCGTGGTATTCCAGCTGTTCAACGCCTTCAACAGCCGCGAGCTGGGCAACGCCAGCCTGTTCGCCAATCTGCTGCGCAATAAGGTGATGATCGGCGTGTTCGCGCTGATGTTCGCACTTCAGGTGCTAGTGGTGCAATTCGGCGGCGCGATGTTCCGCACCGTGCCGCTGCCGATCGACATGTGGCTGAAAATCATCGCGGTCGGTTTCGGCGTGGTGGTGCTGCAGGAAGTTATCAAGACCGTCAAGCGCGCAGCCGCCGCCATCCGCGCGCGCCGCACGGCCAATGAAAGCGATTCCCAGCAACCGCACCAGCCAATCGCTCTGGATCTGGTGGACTGA
- the thrC gene encoding threonine synthase: MTTTFHSTRSTTDSLTAKQAIRKGIADDGGLFVSDALGKTKVDVASLPGKSYQQIAAEVLGALLPDFTAEELGQCIADAYGEQWSDERITPLKPLGDDYVLELFNGPTSAFKDVALQILPRFMAHTTPADGDADEKIMILTATSGDTGKAALAGFADAPGTAITVFYPEGKVSQVQELQMTTQAGSNVQVAAVEGNFDDAQSAVKRIFGDRALAERLAGNSHVVLSSANSINVGRLVPQVVYYFSAYAQLLADQVINVGDEVEFVVPTGNFGDILAGYYAKLLGLPVKHLVVASDKNNVLFDFLTTGTYNRQRPFFQTISPSMDILISSNLERMLYYLSEGDTRLISMLMNDLNKWGTYEIPEELLAKIRQIFGTGWADEDQVRESIKHCWDENHYVIDPHTACGYYLLEQMPRDPLTPRVLLSTASPYKFPRVVNEALGFDATGTDFECMDVLAHETGTTAPAALRGLETADVRFKDVVAIDGMEGYVEKAAQAL, from the coding sequence GTGACAACCACCTTCCATTCCACCCGTAGCACCACCGATTCGCTGACCGCCAAGCAGGCGATTCGTAAGGGCATCGCCGATGACGGCGGCCTGTTCGTTTCGGACGCGTTGGGCAAGACCAAGGTGGACGTGGCCTCCCTGCCGGGCAAGTCGTACCAGCAAATCGCCGCCGAGGTGCTGGGCGCGCTGCTGCCGGACTTCACGGCCGAGGAGCTGGGCCAGTGCATCGCCGACGCCTACGGCGAACAGTGGTCCGACGAGCGCATCACCCCGCTCAAGCCCCTGGGCGACGATTACGTGCTCGAACTGTTCAACGGCCCGACTTCCGCGTTCAAGGACGTGGCGCTGCAGATCCTGCCGCGCTTCATGGCGCACACCACGCCGGCCGATGGCGACGCGGACGAGAAGATCATGATCCTCACCGCCACCTCCGGCGACACCGGCAAGGCCGCGCTGGCCGGCTTCGCGGACGCCCCGGGCACCGCGATCACCGTCTTCTACCCGGAAGGCAAGGTCTCCCAGGTCCAGGAGCTGCAGATGACCACGCAGGCCGGCTCCAACGTGCAGGTGGCCGCCGTGGAAGGCAACTTCGACGACGCCCAGTCCGCGGTCAAGCGCATCTTCGGCGACCGCGCCCTGGCCGAGCGTCTCGCCGGCAATTCGCACGTGGTGCTTTCCTCCGCCAACTCCATCAACGTGGGCCGTCTGGTGCCGCAGGTCGTCTACTACTTCTCCGCTTACGCCCAACTGCTCGCCGACCAGGTGATCAACGTCGGCGATGAGGTCGAGTTTGTGGTCCCGACCGGCAACTTCGGCGATATCCTCGCCGGCTACTATGCCAAGCTGCTCGGTCTGCCGGTCAAGCACCTCGTGGTGGCTTCCGACAAGAACAACGTGCTGTTCGACTTCCTGACCACCGGTACCTACAACCGCCAGCGCCCGTTCTTCCAGACCATCTCCCCCTCGATGGACATCCTCATCTCCTCCAACCTGGAGCGCATGCTGTACTACTTGTCCGAGGGCGACACCCGTCTGATCTCCATGCTGATGAACGACCTCAACAAGTGGGGCACGTACGAGATCCCGGAAGAACTGCTGGCCAAGATTCGTCAGATCTTCGGCACCGGTTGGGCCGATGAGGATCAGGTACGCGAGTCCATCAAGCACTGTTGGGACGAGAACCACTACGTGATCGACCCGCACACCGCCTGCGGCTACTACCTGCTTGAGCAGATGCCGCGCGACCCGCTGACCCCGCGCGTGCTGCTCTCCACCGCCAGCCCCTACAAGTTCCCGCGCGTGGTGAACGAGGCATTGGGCTTCGACGCCACCGGCACCGACTTCGAGTGCATGGATGTGCTGGCCCACGAGACCGGCACCACCGCCCCGGCCGCCCTGCGTGGTCTTGAGACCGCCGACGTGCGGTTCAAGGACGTCGTGGCCATCGACGGCATGGAGGGCTACGTGGAGAAGGCCGCCCAGGCGCTGTGA